The following coding sequences lie in one Primulina huaijiensis isolate GDHJ02 chromosome 2, ASM1229523v2, whole genome shotgun sequence genomic window:
- the LOC140971447 gene encoding glycerophosphocholine acyltransferase 1-like, which translates to MAAYEEIMEVEDSEGNSYGQVKLRFKDRSKAVAQTKEILSKQADQTKQILSKHADKIAKQAEEHERFINKVTHLLGVLGFGGFCFVFGARPQDVRYLYCLFYIIFVPLRWIYYRYKKWHYYLLDFCYYANTISLVMILGYPRNEKLFMVCFSFAEGPLAWALIVWRCSLVFNSMDKIVSVFIHLLPGLVFFTIRWWDPLFFEAMHPEGTARRITWPYAESKSYLWTWLFFVPLVAYSVWQLLYFLIVNVLXPNFLLFNGMETYGHYFSNFLLSRELSKKAQKANNMWWRLSGLLGDHNRLFMYILLQAIFTVATMALTVPIFLSYKLHVAFQLLKVTATVWNGGNFLIEVMPRQVILKEKKKTEMKPIEAQFDQSEKENLMKTNNSTDAIKS; encoded by the exons ATGGCAGCCTATGAAGAAATCATGGAGGTGGAGGATTCAGAAGGGAATTCATATGGGCAAGTTAAGCTAAGATTCAAAGATCGGTCTAAG GCAGTGGCTCAGACCAAGGAGATACTGTCTAAACAAGCAGATCAGACCAAACAGATCTTGTCCAAGCATGCGGATAAGATCGCCAAACAGGCTGAAGAACATGAAAGATTCATCAATAAG GTGACGCATTTGCTTGGCGTTCTTGGCTTCGGAGGATTCTGCTTTGTTTTTGGGGCAA GGCCACAAGATGTGCGGTACTTATATTGTTTGTTTTACATTATTTTCGTTCCTCTTCGATGGATTTACTACCGATACAAGAAATGGCACTATTATCTTCTG GACTTTTGCTATTATGCAAATACAATCTCTTTGGTCATGATTCTGGGTTATCCTAGAAACGAGAAACTTTTCATGGTTTGCTTCTCATTTGCAGAG GGACCATTGGCATGGGCGCTCATTGTTTGGCGCTGTAGCTTAGTTTTCAATTCTATGGATAAAATTGTAAGCGTCTTCATACATCTTTTGCCTG GATTGGTTTTCTTCACAATTCGATGGTGGGATCCTCTGTTTTTTGAAGCCATGCATCCCGAGGGAACAGCTCGGAGAATAACATGGCCCTATGCAGAAAGCAAATCATATCTGTGGACATGGCTTTTTTTTGTTCCTTTGGTGGCTTACAGTGTGTGGCAGCTTCTTTATTTTCTGATTGTAAATGTTTTACNG CCCAACTTTTTGTTATTTAATGGAATGGAAACATATGGTCACTACTTTTCGAACTTCTTATTGAGCAGGGAACTGTCAAAGAAAGCCCAGAAAGCAAACAACATGTGGTGGCGTTTAAGTGGATTGCTTGGAGATCATAATCGCTTGTTTATGTACATTCTGCTTCAAGCCATATTCACCGTAGCAACTATGGCTCTCACTGTCCCGATATTCTTATCTTACAAATTACATGTTGCCTTCCAATTACTTAAGGTTACTGCAACTGTATGGAATGGAGGAAACTTCTTAATAGAAGTTATGCCGAGGCAGGTCATCTtgaaggagaagaagaaaacaGAAATGAAGCCTATAGAGGCTCAGTTTGACCAATCCGAGAAGGAGAACTTAATGAAAACCAATAACTCTACTGATGCAATAAAATCTTAG